A genome region from Sphingobacteriaceae bacterium GW460-11-11-14-LB5 includes the following:
- a CDS encoding oxidoreductase — MSTGNKNLKVLVVGCGNMGASHATAYHTLPGFEICGLVSTGKSKEKLNEKLGGQYDLYTDFYEALEITKPDAVCISTYPDTHEAYAIKSFESGCHVFIEKPLADSVAGAIKVAEAAKKANKKLLVGYILRYHPSWEKFTELAQEMGKPLVMRMNLNQQSHGPKWTVHRNLMKSLSPIVDCAVHYIDIMCQMTRSKPVQVSAIGARLTDDIPEWNYNYGQLQIRFEDGSVGWYEAGWGPMVSDNAFFIKDVFGPKGSVSITAKKAGAAGNSDNIDAHTKTESIKIHHADLDEHDEFSKADEWVDLTDEPDHQELCNREQRYFLKAITEDIDLTNATDDAVNSLKIAFACDESVKTGEMIRLE; from the coding sequence ATGTCGACAGGAAATAAGAATTTAAAAGTATTAGTGGTAGGCTGTGGCAATATGGGTGCTTCCCATGCCACAGCTTATCATACCTTACCAGGTTTTGAAATATGCGGCTTGGTTTCGACGGGTAAAAGCAAAGAAAAACTTAATGAAAAATTAGGTGGACAATATGATTTGTATACTGATTTTTACGAGGCGCTCGAAATAACCAAGCCCGATGCCGTTTGCATCTCTACCTATCCCGATACACACGAAGCTTATGCTATCAAATCTTTCGAAAGCGGTTGTCATGTGTTTATCGAAAAACCATTGGCTGATAGTGTAGCAGGTGCAATAAAGGTAGCAGAAGCCGCAAAAAAAGCAAACAAAAAGTTGCTCGTAGGATATATTCTCCGCTACCATCCATCCTGGGAAAAATTTACTGAGCTGGCTCAGGAAATGGGAAAACCTTTAGTCATGCGCATGAATCTGAACCAACAGAGCCATGGGCCTAAATGGACGGTACACCGTAACCTGATGAAAAGTTTAAGTCCTATTGTAGATTGTGCCGTACATTACATCGATATCATGTGCCAGATGACCCGATCGAAACCTGTACAGGTGAGTGCCATTGGAGCAAGACTGACTGACGATATTCCCGAGTGGAATTATAATTATGGCCAATTGCAGATCCGTTTTGAAGATGGTTCTGTCGGATGGTACGAAGCTGGCTGGGGCCCAATGGTAAGCGATAATGCTTTTTTTATTAAAGATGTTTTTGGCCCGAAGGGATCCGTTTCCATCACGGCTAAAAAAGCAGGTGCTGCAGGGAACTCTGATAACATTGATGCACATACCAAAACCGAATCGATTAAAATACATCATGCCGATTTAGACGAACATGACGAATTCAGCAAAGCCGATGAGTGGGTAGACCTTACTGATGAACCCGATCATCAGGAATTATGCAACCGTGAACAAAGGTATTTCTTAAAAGCAATTACAGAAGATATCGATTTAACCAATGCCACTGACGACGCTGTAAACAGCCTGAAGATTGCTTTTGCCTGTGATGAATCGGTGAAAACTGGAGAAATGATCCGACTGGAATAA
- a CDS encoding MFS transporter: MSQSKFNTAYITFISLLAAGGGYLFGFDFAVISGSLPFLEKQFQLTPYWEGFATGSLALGAMVGCLIAGYVSDAYGRKPGLMIAAFVFLASSLAMAMAPNRDFFIVSRFFSGIGVGMASMLSPMYIAELAPPKFRGRLVAINQLTIVLGILITNLINYTLRNTGEDAWRWMFGLGAIPSGIFLIGISILPESPRWLVQKGKNEKALKVLNKIGNHEFAADALKNIEQTLQRKSNVEHESIFNKMYFPAVMIGIGLAIFQQFCGINTVFNYAPKLFESIGTSQDDQLLQTVFIGAVNVIFTISAMFLVDKIGRKPLMLIGAGGLAVLYVLISQLLASGSTMVSWFLLSAIGVYAVSLAPVTWVLISEIFPNKVRVKATTWAILCLWGAYFVLVFTFPILFDWLKESIFYIYAAICTLGCIGIWKFVKETKGKTLEEIEDIQIVH, from the coding sequence ATGTCTCAAAGCAAATTTAATACGGCTTACATCACTTTCATCTCCTTACTTGCGGCAGGCGGGGGCTATTTATTTGGCTTCGATTTCGCCGTAATATCAGGCAGTTTACCCTTTTTAGAGAAACAATTTCAGCTTACCCCTTACTGGGAAGGTTTTGCAACCGGCAGTTTAGCTTTAGGCGCCATGGTAGGCTGTTTGATTGCCGGTTATGTGTCTGATGCGTATGGACGTAAGCCGGGGTTAATGATTGCAGCATTTGTGTTTTTAGCTTCGTCCTTAGCGATGGCTATGGCGCCAAACCGTGATTTTTTTATTGTTTCCAGGTTTTTTTCCGGCATAGGGGTTGGCATGGCGTCGATGTTATCGCCGATGTATATCGCCGAATTGGCGCCTCCAAAATTTAGAGGCCGTCTGGTTGCCATTAATCAGTTAACGATTGTTTTGGGGATATTGATTACGAATCTGATCAATTATACGTTAAGAAATACTGGCGAAGATGCCTGGCGCTGGATGTTTGGGCTTGGGGCAATCCCTTCAGGTATCTTTCTTATAGGCATTTCAATACTCCCTGAAAGTCCGAGGTGGCTGGTACAAAAAGGTAAAAACGAAAAAGCACTTAAAGTTTTAAATAAGATCGGAAATCATGAATTTGCTGCCGATGCTTTAAAAAATATAGAGCAAACCTTGCAACGCAAATCCAATGTGGAGCATGAGAGTATATTCAATAAAATGTATTTCCCTGCAGTGATGATCGGTATCGGTCTGGCTATTTTTCAGCAGTTCTGTGGCATTAATACCGTTTTTAATTACGCACCTAAATTGTTTGAAAGCATAGGTACCTCGCAGGATGACCAGCTTCTACAAACAGTGTTTATTGGAGCGGTAAATGTGATATTCACGATTTCGGCCATGTTTTTAGTCGATAAAATAGGAAGAAAACCATTAATGCTGATCGGGGCAGGTGGTTTGGCCGTTTTGTATGTGCTCATCTCTCAGTTGTTGGCATCTGGCTCTACCATGGTTTCCTGGTTTTTATTGAGTGCCATTGGCGTTTATGCCGTTTCGCTTGCACCGGTTACCTGGGTGCTCATTTCGGAGATATTTCCAAACAAAGTCCGTGTAAAAGCCACTACCTGGGCTATACTATGTTTATGGGGTGCATATTTTGTGCTTGTATTTACCTTTCCAATTTTATTCGATTGGCTCAAAGAAAGTATTTTTTACATCTATGCAGCGATCTGCACTTTAGGCTGTATTGGGATCTGGAAATTTGTTAAAGAAACCAAAGGAAAAACCCTCGAAGAAATCGAAGATATACAGATAGTACATTAA
- a CDS encoding oxidoreductase — MIEDKANSKTENSRRNFIKTTALAAAGFMIVPRHVLGGPGFLAPSDRLQLAGIGAGGKGESDIASIVRGGKTDVAFLCDVDDRRAANSLKNFPKAKYYKDYRELLDKEGKNIDAVTVSTPDHTHAQIAMAAMQLGKHVYVQKPLTHDIYEARMLTEAANRYKVVTQMGNQGASGDGVRRLQEWYDAGRIGKVHTVYCWTNRPVWPQGISWPTGKAEIPKELDWDLWLGSAPYKEYVNKLVPFNWRGWWDYGTGAIGDMGCHLVEPPFRVLGLDTPISVECSVGSVYVDEFKRAYLPESCPPSSHVILTFAKTPKTKHEVQVHWMDGGIKPERPEELGPNESFGDNGVLFIGTKGKMICETYGKNPKLLPLSRNESDKTKITIPRIANQEEGHYTQFAEAAIAGYGKMELSSPFEIAGPLTETLLIANLAIRGTDVQRRDAAGKISYPGRDIKMLWDKVKMKVTNFDEVNQFVKREYRKGWTLGV, encoded by the coding sequence ATGATAGAAGATAAGGCAAATTCGAAAACCGAAAATTCGAGAAGAAACTTTATTAAAACAACAGCACTTGCCGCCGCTGGATTTATGATCGTACCCCGCCATGTATTGGGTGGGCCGGGTTTTCTGGCACCAAGCGATCGTTTGCAATTGGCTGGTATAGGCGCAGGTGGCAAAGGAGAGAGCGATATTGCCAGTATTGTTAGGGGAGGGAAAACTGATGTTGCTTTTTTATGCGATGTAGATGATAGAAGGGCGGCAAATTCTTTAAAAAACTTCCCAAAGGCAAAATATTATAAAGATTACCGTGAGTTATTGGATAAAGAAGGTAAAAACATTGATGCCGTAACGGTATCCACGCCCGATCATACCCATGCGCAAATTGCCATGGCTGCTATGCAGTTAGGCAAACACGTGTATGTTCAAAAACCTTTAACGCACGATATTTATGAAGCCAGGATGTTAACCGAAGCGGCAAACCGCTATAAAGTGGTTACGCAGATGGGTAATCAAGGTGCTTCGGGAGATGGGGTAAGAAGACTTCAGGAATGGTACGATGCAGGCAGGATAGGTAAAGTACATACCGTTTACTGCTGGACTAACCGGCCTGTATGGCCGCAGGGTATTTCGTGGCCAACGGGTAAGGCCGAAATACCAAAAGAACTCGATTGGGATTTGTGGTTAGGTAGTGCACCATACAAAGAATATGTAAATAAACTGGTTCCCTTCAACTGGAGGGGATGGTGGGATTACGGTACCGGTGCCATTGGCGATATGGGCTGCCACTTAGTAGAGCCTCCTTTTAGGGTATTGGGTTTAGATACACCCATCAGTGTAGAATGCAGCGTGGGCAGCGTGTACGTAGATGAATTTAAACGTGCCTATTTACCGGAAAGTTGTCCGCCATCAAGCCATGTTATTTTAACTTTTGCCAAAACGCCAAAAACCAAACATGAGGTTCAGGTGCATTGGATGGACGGTGGAATCAAGCCCGAGCGTCCGGAAGAATTAGGTCCTAATGAAAGTTTTGGCGATAACGGGGTGCTTTTTATTGGTACCAAAGGTAAAATGATCTGCGAAACCTATGGCAAAAATCCAAAGTTACTGCCACTGTCGCGTAATGAATCAGATAAAACGAAAATCACTATTCCACGTATCGCTAATCAGGAAGAAGGCCACTATACTCAATTTGCCGAAGCTGCCATTGCCGGTTACGGGAAAATGGAACTGAGTTCGCCATTTGAAATCGCCGGGCCACTTACTGAAACTTTATTGATTGCCAATCTGGCCATTAGAGGAACAGATGTACAGCGCAGAGATGCAGCGGGTAAAATCAGTTACCCGGGCAGAGATATCAAAATGCTTTGGGATAAAGTAAAAATGAAGGTGACCAATTTTGATGAGGTAAACCAGTTTGTGAAACGCGAATACCGCAAAGGTTGGACTTTAGGCGTTTAA
- a CDS encoding oxidoreductase — protein sequence MKTKEEPQKDQNTRRDFIKKTAIGLAAFTIVPRYVLGGQGYLAPSDKLTKAVIGVGGMGRGHFGYEGTQVVAICDVDQNHLKLAASMLDKGVKTFSDYRELIQLPEVDIVHIATPPHWHGIMAVDAANAGKDIWCEKPMTHTIGEGKRVVEAVKQHGRMFRLNTWFRFKDTFYGMGTTVKPIKKLVDSGMLGWPLKVTVSKHTGYDWKFYWVGKDHLEPQPVPPELDYNAWLGPAPYKPYNAHRVHQTFRGYWDYDGGGLSDMGQHYIDPIQYFLGKDDTNPISVEVDAPQQHTDAVGIWRRITYTYADGCQIILDGEGKDANVPYIEGPKGKLYPGFKSDIPDLERKLAQFPDPDPEIVEFSESVRTRKKFALNEENGHRSCNIVNIGLAALRLGRSLKFDPVKQEFVDDEAANRLINPVMRAPFSI from the coding sequence ATGAAAACTAAAGAAGAACCACAAAAAGACCAGAACACCAGACGCGATTTTATCAAAAAAACTGCAATTGGCCTGGCAGCATTTACCATTGTCCCTAGGTATGTATTGGGTGGGCAAGGCTATCTTGCCCCAAGCGATAAATTAACCAAAGCCGTAATCGGTGTCGGCGGAATGGGTAGAGGCCATTTTGGCTACGAGGGTACCCAGGTTGTAGCCATATGTGATGTAGATCAGAACCACCTTAAGCTAGCGGCATCAATGTTAGATAAAGGCGTAAAAACATTTAGCGATTATAGAGAACTTATACAATTACCTGAAGTCGATATTGTACACATTGCTACCCCGCCTCACTGGCATGGTATAATGGCAGTAGATGCGGCAAATGCAGGAAAAGATATCTGGTGCGAAAAACCAATGACCCATACCATAGGCGAAGGAAAACGAGTGGTAGAAGCGGTAAAACAACATGGTAGAATGTTTAGGTTAAATACCTGGTTTAGGTTTAAAGATACTTTTTACGGAATGGGTACAACTGTAAAACCGATTAAAAAACTGGTTGATAGCGGCATGTTGGGCTGGCCATTAAAAGTAACCGTAAGTAAACATACCGGCTACGACTGGAAGTTTTATTGGGTGGGCAAAGATCATTTAGAGCCTCAGCCCGTACCACCGGAATTAGATTATAATGCATGGTTAGGTCCTGCACCCTATAAACCTTACAATGCCCACCGGGTTCACCAGACTTTTAGAGGTTACTGGGATTATGATGGTGGTGGATTAAGTGATATGGGACAACATTATATCGACCCGATACAATATTTTCTGGGTAAGGATGATACCAACCCGATTTCTGTTGAGGTTGATGCGCCACAACAACATACCGATGCGGTAGGCATTTGGCGCAGAATTACCTATACCTATGCCGATGGCTGCCAGATTATTCTGGATGGTGAAGGTAAAGATGCCAATGTACCTTATATAGAAGGACCAAAAGGTAAATTATATCCGGGTTTTAAATCCGACATCCCTGATCTCGAACGTAAACTGGCGCAATTCCCTGATCCTGATCCGGAGATTGTAGAATTTTCAGAATCGGTAAGAACGAGGAAAAAATTCGCTTTAAATGAAGAGAACGGACACCGTTCATGCAACATTGTAAATATTGGTTTGGCTGCATTAAGATTGGGAAGATCGCTAAAATTCGACCCGGTTAAGCAAGAATTCGTAGATGATGAGGCGGCTAACAGATTGATTAATCCCGTAATGCGTGCACCATTTTCTATTTAA
- a CDS encoding polyketide cyclase — protein MEKTENRSMQIKGAFKANIQLLWEVWTKPDHLKNWWGPKGFSATIHKMDLQAGGEWKLTLHGPDGKDYANRSIFKEIIPLKKIVFEHFNPHFFTTVLFEAQVEDSRINWTMLFDTAEMRETIVKVHKAEEGLKENMDRLGEYLLKIHTQ, from the coding sequence ATGGAAAAAACAGAAAACAGATCGATGCAGATTAAGGGAGCTTTCAAAGCAAATATTCAATTGCTTTGGGAGGTTTGGACTAAACCCGATCACCTTAAAAACTGGTGGGGGCCAAAAGGCTTTAGTGCGACCATCCATAAAATGGATTTGCAGGCGGGCGGTGAATGGAAACTGACTTTACATGGACCTGATGGTAAAGACTATGCTAACCGCAGTATTTTTAAAGAGATTATTCCACTTAAAAAAATTGTGTTCGAACATTTTAACCCACATTTCTTTACAACAGTTCTTTTTGAAGCACAGGTTGAAGATAGCCGGATAAACTGGACAATGTTATTCGATACCGCAGAGATGCGCGAAACGATAGTTAAAGTGCATAAAGCGGAGGAGGGGTTAAAGGAAAATATGGATAGACTTGGGGAATACCTTTTGAAGATACACACGCAATAA
- a CDS encoding AraC family transcriptional regulator → MIKKNDGFEGQKAVIVPKKILSKTCASNSVINSMCVSSIGYYPKARFHYRKRANGTNEHILIYCTEGRGTVKIDKKVYEIEPNNFFIIPKGTEHVYGTVGNNPWTIYWAHFTGQNADSIVNDISLRLNNGKEFIHYSEKRIALFDTIYHQLERGYSVENMEYSSLCFYHFLGSFAYQNKFDIDKTNQDLGIVNRAIDYMTNNIQQTLSLTQMATDLNISASHLSFLFKQKTGYPPMEYVNHLKLQKACQYLMFTPMRIKEITTEIGMSDPFYFSRFFKRQMGMSPKAYRNKRKK, encoded by the coding sequence ATGATAAAAAAAAATGATGGTTTTGAGGGGCAAAAGGCCGTAATAGTGCCAAAAAAAATACTATCCAAAACTTGCGCAAGCAACAGTGTAATCAACAGCATGTGTGTAAGCAGTATAGGTTATTACCCTAAAGCACGTTTTCATTACCGAAAAAGGGCAAATGGCACAAATGAACATATCCTTATTTACTGTACAGAAGGGCGGGGAACGGTTAAAATAGACAAAAAAGTTTATGAGATAGAACCCAATAATTTTTTCATCATCCCTAAAGGCACCGAACATGTTTATGGTACCGTTGGAAATAATCCATGGACTATTTATTGGGCACACTTTACCGGCCAAAATGCCGATTCTATCGTAAATGACATCAGTTTAAGACTAAATAACGGCAAAGAATTTATCCATTATTCTGAAAAAAGAATAGCACTATTCGACACGATATACCATCAGCTTGAGCGTGGTTACAGTGTCGAAAACATGGAGTATTCCAGCCTTTGCTTCTATCACTTTTTAGGAAGCTTTGCCTACCAAAATAAGTTCGATATCGACAAAACTAACCAGGACCTGGGTATTGTAAACAGAGCGATTGATTATATGACGAATAATATTCAGCAAACATTATCATTAACGCAGATGGCCACTGATTTAAATATTTCTGCTTCTCATTTATCTTTTTTGTTCAAGCAAAAAACAGGGTACCCGCCTATGGAATATGTAAATCACCTTAAACTACAAAAAGCCTGTCAGTATTTGATGTTTACTCCTATGCGCATAAAAGAGATCACAACAGAAATTGGCATGAGTGATCCGTTTTATTTTTCCCGCTTTTTTAAACGTCAAATGGGGATGTCGCCTAAAGCATATAGAAATAAGAGAAAAAAATAA
- a CDS encoding sugar kinase yields MNLNLLNNLTSNTSDKQFIQKHKLIKYLFNLGASSVSTLCEIMEMSTPSILKLLIGLIDEGWVEKKGYGLSIGGRKPDLYRLKDKKILILCIDIELFHTKIAIIDNNYNFVLDVKTVLVPISKSRTDFFNILHSHLQDILKSAGIQREQFIGCSVGMPGLIDAEKGENYSYFLSDGENIPLTAAFEKMLNMPVVIQNDVNGSSMAEFTHGMAKGKKNVLVLLMDWGVGLGIIMDGKLRQGTCGFSGELGHMPFVENGALCYCGKHGCLETIASGNALSEMAKEGILSGKNSMLNKLSNEELERIEPALIIKAANKGDQYAIQLLSNVGTHMGKGIAVLIQLFNPELIILSGKIAGAKQYITLPMQQAINTYCMTQIREKTTIVSSELGENSRLLGYAATGIDQFLGAYIKKAKKLRK; encoded by the coding sequence ATGAATCTTAATCTATTAAATAACCTAACATCAAACACCAGCGATAAACAGTTTATTCAAAAACACAAGCTCATCAAATATCTTTTCAATTTAGGGGCCTCATCAGTTTCTACTTTATGCGAAATCATGGAAATGAGTACCCCGAGTATATTGAAACTTCTGATTGGTTTAATTGACGAAGGCTGGGTAGAAAAAAAGGGTTATGGTTTATCCATTGGCGGACGAAAGCCCGATCTATACCGTTTAAAGGATAAAAAGATTCTGATTCTCTGTATCGATATTGAATTATTTCATACTAAAATAGCCATCATCGATAACAACTATAATTTTGTGCTCGATGTTAAAACGGTTTTGGTACCCATTTCAAAAAGCAGGACCGATTTCTTCAATATTTTACACAGCCACCTTCAGGATATTCTAAAATCTGCAGGCATTCAGCGTGAACAGTTTATTGGCTGTAGTGTTGGTATGCCGGGCTTAATCGATGCGGAAAAAGGAGAAAACTACAGTTATTTCTTAAGCGATGGCGAAAACATACCTTTAACTGCTGCATTTGAAAAAATGCTAAATATGCCTGTAGTAATCCAAAATGATGTGAATGGCTCATCAATGGCTGAGTTTACGCACGGAATGGCGAAGGGCAAAAAAAATGTACTCGTATTGTTAATGGATTGGGGCGTGGGTTTAGGCATTATAATGGATGGGAAGCTGAGGCAAGGTACCTGTGGCTTTTCAGGCGAATTGGGCCACATGCCTTTTGTAGAGAATGGCGCTCTTTGTTACTGCGGGAAACATGGCTGCCTCGAAACCATTGCATCGGGAAACGCCTTATCAGAAATGGCAAAAGAAGGGATATTATCGGGTAAAAACTCGATGCTAAATAAACTTTCTAACGAAGAACTCGAAAGAATTGAACCCGCTTTGATTATTAAGGCCGCGAATAAAGGTGACCAATACGCTATTCAGCTGCTCTCCAATGTTGGCACGCACATGGGCAAAGGAATAGCTGTGCTAATCCAGTTATTCAATCCCGAACTGATTATTTTAAGCGGCAAAATTGCCGGGGCCAAACAATATATCACCTTACCCATGCAACAGGCCATAAACACTTATTGCATGACGCAAATTAGAGAAAAAACAACCATAGTTTCTTCTGAGCTGGGCGAAAACTCCCGGTTATTGGGATATGCGGCAACTGGTATTGACCAATTTTTAGGTGCCTACATCAAAAAAGCAAAAAAGCTCAGAAAGTAA